One genomic region from Anabaena sp. PCC 7108 encodes:
- the rd gene encoding rubredoxin, translated as MTKYVCSVCGYEYDPEVGDPDGEIAPGTAFEDIPDDWVCPVCGAAKEDFEAVE; from the coding sequence ATGACAAAATATGTATGCAGCGTCTGCGGATATGAATATGATCCCGAAGTAGGTGATCCAGATGGGGAAATAGCACCAGGAACAGCATTTGAAGACATTCCCGATGATTGGGTGTGTCCAGTTTGCGGTGCTGCAAAAGAAGACTTTGAAGCGGTCGAATAG